A section of the Glandiceps talaboti chromosome 8, keGlaTala1.1, whole genome shotgun sequence genome encodes:
- the LOC144438920 gene encoding protein cramped-like: MTVYKTIRMTTAVSEPATENQDSKASCSSEVAESKVQDSELKRRRGGGETTKEKEENIPQYHHPVLRSSVRPHKRFKKDQSPPPTQPKEPEKPAKQEQQTVKKRWEAWTVQDKNLFFEALFEHGKDFEAIQKYMEVRHKKRGDPPHLIKNKDQVRHLYYRTWHKISKYITPNEELKKTSQELYGLINYGELRKKVGGGLNEKIGLKLNELVTKGATLIRHKSRNLRIKTPICKSLKRLNSTEGNEEEEPIKLPAKVVIELQPQTNAAWATIQSMAQNPRIRITAPLKKEIGSLVGFLQEKWTPSRLKLLRSLRPFLNDEPHAFLTLKVPENTEITPQNNLKGKYLHSNSKTPFMFRHDCGKCGKLSAVSNSPRNSSKTKTQNVRTAKASSSNAKNSMKEVSANDSKGTCIANDKPCENCKKARTGNYANCSKVKDKNYKCVCASTAYKVDNMDVVNHRPKSVSESVDVNSKQTEIIGNNLATGEPVAVTAMEVDCNDTAKIIGVDDSSNSGQSEHTDNMMKDTSETGTELNSKSNCCGHSTELSIEEKLQQGITIKNGDKLTITEIYIMLGMPEKMKFEYSWKKEEQEIKTKVSENQTQGVCGPSVSSPDKQGVNKQDQVSDKTVPNDNSKFVKTIGRLIQLASLELAEVNKPKQSTSTNGSPARSSVVTASTTPPSKSNLSGSKTSGNNRSPKETSKITTPKVQNVSSKAVVAMPNNSAIGKIDKDRDVFLLPTIPIIPKKISPTTLQDKTFMQQLQTINKQPNRRRTRGRKPLVVQRTLLPKSSGQMPTRHMMSLSIIPNSSSAGAGTGSFTPILPSQLSAVTSSAAPSTVRSSATTSTLCSNLKSIVPTTFSNNTTTINTANTLALAAKVAGVPGQMSSVGSPIQISNASSPVSVSGISVTAGVNVTGVTTNMVGSTQPTMNGPTGNLLVTPQSVATIANIQVSSGKPLMSTSTISTATSLRPIVSSKSIPVTTGLTINTTEASTVSETPHPLLVSPPNMSSFLDISLPPPDGGMLSTQGVVDTTELIDIAMGSSGIHSFDGHIATSVTTSHKTGSNTYLTTPPSPKDRSGTSPLISPSTSPFKLLTSSEHQWLNGERDDISFSSILAGIESPEKKDRSNPSSGDGNSNGLHLPTPSLVSECSRDSLMIKHAADVDSTLQYMMNENSVDYISKFADLAAQISATPETPKKVIFDLHRLANEENSREISSVVKNLDKLE, translated from the exons ATGACCGTGTACAAGACAATAAG aatGACAACTGCTGTTTCAGAACCAGCTACAGAAAATCAGGACAGCAAAGCGTCATGTAGCAGCGAGGTTGCAGAAAGTAAGGTGCAAGATTCAGAATTGAAACGCAGGCGAGGTGGAGGCGAGACAACAAAAGAGAAAGAAGAGAACATTCCACAATATCACCATCCAGTTCTTCGATCTAGTGTCAGACCACATAAACGGTTTAAGAAAGACCAAAGCCCACCACCCACACAACCAAAAGAACCAG AAAAGCCTGCCAAACAAGAACAACAAACAGTGAAGAAAAGATGGGAAGCTTGGACTGTACAGGACAAGAACCTTTTCTTTGAAGCATTATTTGAG CATGGAAAAGACTTTGAAGCCATCCAGAAATACATGGAAGTGCGCCATAAGAAAAGAGGAGATCCACCACACTTGATAAAGAACAAAGACCAG GTTCGACATCTGTACTACAGGACTTGGCACAAGATATCAAAGTATATCACACCCAATGAAG AACTAAAGAAAACATCACAAGAATTGTATGGCCTCATTAACTATGGAGAATTACGCAAGAAAGTTGGAGGAGGACTGAATGAAAAAATTGGACTGAAACTGAATGAACTTGTCACCAAAGG AGCAACTCTGATTCGTCATAAATCAAGAAATCTTCGAATCAAGACACCAATCTGTAAATCTTTGAAGAGACTAAACAGTACAGAAG GTAATGAGGAAGAGGAACCAATCAAATTGCCAGCTAAAGTTGTCATTGAACTTCAACCACAAACAAATGCTGCATGGGCTACAATACAGAGTATGGCACAAAACCCAAGGATTAG GATAACAGCACCTTTGAAGAAAGAAATTGGTAGTTTGGTGGGATTTCTTCAAGAAAAGTGGACTCCTAGTAGATTAAAACTT TTGCGATCACTGAGACCATTCTTGAATGATGAACCACATGCTTTTTTAACTCTAAAGGTGCCTGAAAATACGGAAATCACCCCACAGAATAATTTGAAAGGCAAATATTTACACAGTAATTCTAAAACTCCATTTATGTTTAGACATGACTGTGGAAAGTGTGGAAAGTTATCTGCAGTATCTAACAGTCCTAGAAACAgtagtaaaacaaaaacacaaaatgtcaGAACTGCAAAGGCATCTTCCAGCAATGCAAAAAACTCAATGAAAGAAGTCAGTGCAAATGACAGTAAAGGAACCTGTATAGCAAACGACAAGCCTTGTGAAAACTGTAAAAAGGCAAGAACTgggaattatgcaaattgtagcAAAGTTAAAGACAAGAACTATAAGTGTGTTTGTGCCAGCACTGCCTATAAAGTGGACAATATGGACGTGGTGAATCACAGACCGAAGAGTGTCTCAGAAAGTGTTGATGTGAActcaaaacaaacagaaattatTGGCAATAACTTGGCAACAGGTGAACCTGTAGCAGTCACAGCAATGGAGGTGGATTGTAATGATACTGCTAAAATTATTGGAGTGGATGATTCTAGTAATAGTGGACAGTCTGAACATACTGATAACATGATGAAAGATACGTCTGAAACAGGGACGGAACTAAACAGCAAGTCAAATTGTTGTGGACATTCAACAGAGCTGAGTATTGAAGAGAAATTACAACAGGGTATTACAATCAAGAATGGCGATAAACTaacaattactgaaatttacATCATG CTTGGTATGCCAGAAAAGATGAAATTTGAGTACAGTTGGAAGAAAGAAGAACAAGAAATAAAGACAAAAGTGTCTGAAAACCAGACCCAGGGTGTCTGTGGACCAAGTGTTTCAAGTCCGGATAAACAAGGTGTGAACAAACAAGATCAAGTGTCAGATAAAACTGTACCAAATGACAACTCCAAGTTTGTGAAAACCATTGGTAGGCTGATTCAGTTGGCTAGCCTAGAGTTAGCTGAAGTCAACAAACCTAAACAG AGTACCAGTACAAACGGATCACCAGCAAGGTCATCAGTAGTTACAGCAAGTACTACCCCTCCATCAAAGTCTAATTTAAGTGGTTCTAAAACCTCTGGTAATAACAGAAGTCCTAAAGAAACAAGTAAAATTACAACACCTAAAGTACAAAATGTGTCATCTAAAGCCGTGGTTGCAATGCCAAATAACAGTGCAATTGGTAAGATAGATAAAGACAGGGATGTCTTTCTACTACCAACTATTCCTATTATTCCGAAGAAGATATCACCAACAACGCTACAAGATAAAACATTTATGCAACAATTACAAACCATCAAT AAACAACCAAATAGAAGGAGAACCAGAGGAAGAAAACCACTTGTTGTACAG AGAACATTGCTACCTAAGTCCAGTGGTCAGATGCCAACACGTCATATGATGTCTTTATCTATTATCCCCAACTCATCAAGTGCTGGTGCTGGTACAGGTTCCTTTACACCAATATTACCAAGTCAACTCAGTGCTGTGACTTCATCTGCTGCACCGTCAACTGTCAGGTCTTCTGCCACTACATCAACTCTGTGTTCTAATCTCAAATCAATAGTGCCAACAACTTTCAGTAACAATACAACTACGATAAATACAG cCAATACTCTTGCCTTAGCAGCCAAAGTAGCTGGTGTACCAGGTCAAATGTCCTCAGTTGGTAGTCCCATCCAAATCAGCAATGCTAGTAGTCCAGTATCAGTATCAGGTATTAGTGTCACAGCAGGTGTAAATGTTACTGGTGTTACAACTAACATGGTTGGTTCTACTCAGCCAACAATGAATGGACCAACAGGAAACTTGCTTGTCACTCCACAGTCTGTGGCTACAATAGCCAACATACAG gTCTCATCTGGGAAACCGTTAATGAGCACGTCCACAATTTCAACAGCAACTAGCCTTCGCCCGATTGTTTCATCTAAGTCCATCCCAGTCACAACAGGTTTGACCATTAACACTACGGAAGCATCAACAGTGTCAGAAACACCCCATCCATTACTAGTATCACCACCTAATATGTCCTCTTTTCTGGATatatcactaccaccaccagaTGGCGGTATGTTGTCTACACAGGGTGTGGTAGATACTACAGAACTTATTGACATTGCAATGGGATCTAGTGGTATACATA GTTTTGATGGCCATATTGCAACCTCTGTGACAACGTCCCACAAAACAGGCAGTAATACTTACCTGACTACCCCACCATCACCAAAAGACAGAAGTGGTACATCCCCACTGATAAGTCCATCTACATCACCATTTAAGCTGTTAACATCATCTGAACATCAATGGCTGAATGGAGAG AGAGATGACATATCATTTAGTAGCATCCTGGCTGGCATAGAATCCCCAGAAAAGAAAGACCGAAGTAACCCATCGAGTGGAGATGGTAATAGTAATGGTTTACATTTACCTACACCAAGTCTAGTCAGTGAATGCTCCAGAGATTCACTCATGATAAAGCATGCAGCAGAT